One Lycium barbarum isolate Lr01 chromosome 5, ASM1917538v2, whole genome shotgun sequence genomic window carries:
- the LOC132639862 gene encoding LEAF RUST 10 DISEASE-RESISTANCE LOCUS RECEPTOR-LIKE PROTEIN KINASE-like 1.1, translated as MVDKSSSGSNNSLIDLEFGRSNFDQCIFCCIVLSGVGLILVSSIVIFSVWRRKKGKNGTSQFRRDLEVESRYFGFQVPVFSYAKLKEATNNFDPSNELRDGGFGTVYYGKLNDGREAAVKCLYEHNCKRMQRFINEIEILTRLRHQNLVSLYGCTSRRSRKLLLVYEYIPDATVADHLHGERAAEGSLTWPIHMNIAVETASALAYLHGSDVIHRDVKTNNILLDNNFRVKIADFGLSRLFPNDVSHISTAPQGTSGYIDPEYHECYQLTDKSDVYSFRVVLIKLVSSMPAVDIS; from the exons atggttgataagTCTAGTTCAGGCAGCAATAACTCCTTGATCgatttggaatttggaag ATCAAACTTTGATCAATGTATCTTTTGTTGTATAGTTTTAAGTGGAGTTGGTTTGATCCTGGTATCTTCCATTGTCATCTTTTCTGTCTGGCGTCGCAAGAAAGGGAAGAACGGTACTTCACAATTTCGTAGGGATCTTGAGGTAGAGAGCAGATATTTTGGTTTTCAGGTTCCAGTTTTCTCCTATGCTAAACTTAAGGAAGCCACCAATAATTTTGATCCCTCTAATGAACTTCGAGATGGAGGTTTTGGAACTGTATATTATG GAAAACTAAATGATGGAAGAGAAGCTGCAGTAAAATGCCTCTATGAGCACAACTGTAAGAGAATGCAGCGGTTT ATAAACGAAATCGAGATTCTTACTCGTTTGAGGCACCAAAATCTTGTGTCCCTTTATGGCTGCACATCAAGACGCAGCCGCAAACTTCTCCTTGTTTATGAATACATTCCTGATGCAACAGTTGCTGATCATCTCCACGGAGAAAGAGCAGCAGAGGGATCACTCACGTGGCCCATCCACATGAATATTGCAGTAGAAACGGCTAGTGCATTGGCTTACCTCCATGGTTCTGATGTGATACATCGCGATGTCAAGACTAACAACATCCTTCTTGACAACAACTTTCGTGTcaaaattgcagattttgggctcTCGAGACTTTTCCCTAACGACGTTTCTCACATATCAACAGCTCCTCAAGGGACGTCTGGATACATTGATCCTGAGTATCACGAATGTTACCAGCTCACTGACAAAAGTGATGTTTATAGTTTCAGGGTTGTCCTTATCAAGCTCGTATCATCAATGCCAGCCGTGGACATAAGTTGA
- the LOC132639863 gene encoding uncharacterized protein LOC132639863 codes for MAPKRKYIKKNTTASQRVTDDAATEGGTQAQAAATANVAATPSNTSDADVRGAIQLLTQILANQAQRHETAPSSGASSGSNIMVRRFVLGLKPELHRDANTVAQNDKMTISKILAFVQGNETRMIEEEALQKQKDREFSKRAKSAGNFSHGGSQGDGNRQFFKNRSSRPTPLTASAPFQRSKFNQKDRNFGTTDSHSQASVTNRGFQHHTCNTCGKKHSGVCRLGMNGCFGCGQPGHFLPDCPSARRNTEGNNNVAQSSNSATPRNFQAQQGRGAAKPGNTGGGQNRLYALTGRQDTEARADVVTGTLTVFTFDVEPEKLCEPFEVSTPVGESLTVRHMYRVVRFEFPNEPIIEWKGNSVVPRGRFISYLKARKMISKDYRQLNKVTIKNRYPLPRIDDLFDQRQGAQCYSKIDLRTGYHQLKVKEVDIPKTAFRTRYGHFEFLVMSFGLTNAPAAFMDLMNRVFKPYLDLFVIVFIDDILVYSRNEAEHAEHLRIVLQTLKDCELFAKFSKCEFWLKSVAFLGHVISGEGVKVDSQKIDAVKSWPRPTSVTEIRSFLGLAGYYRRFVEGFSSISAPLTKLTRKKIKFQWSDACERSFEELKKRLTSAPVLTLPEGTEGFVVYSNVIADALSRHSMGSLAHVEVDKRIMTKEGSWDDHLPLIEFSYNNSYHASIGMAPFEALYGRRCRSPIGWFEVGEAELLGPDLVYQAMEKVKLIQKRLKKAQSLFRAAITPRLVVNLEEIPW; via the exons atggctccaAAGAGGAAGTACATCAAGAAAAATACGACTGCTAGCCAAAGGGTTACCGATGACGCAGCAACAGAAGGGGGCACTCAGGCCCAGGCAGCCGCCACAGCTAATGTCGCTGCTACACCTTCCAATACTTCTGATGCagatgttagaggagctattcagctGCTCACTCAAATTTTGGCAAATCAGGCCCAACGACATGAAACGGCCCCTAGCTCAGGCGCTAGTAGTGGGTCAaaca TCATGGTTAGGAGatttgtacttgggcttaaacccgaGTTGCACAGGGATGCCAACACAGTTGCTCAGAacgacaagatgactatttccaagatactggcATTCGTGCAAGGTAACGAGACAAGAATGATAGAAGAAGAAGCCCTACAGAAGCAAAAAGATAGGGAGTTTAGCAAGAGGGCTAAGTCTGCTGGTAATTTCAGTCATGGGGGATCTCAAGGTGATGGCAACCGTCAGTTTTTTAAGAATAGGTCGTCAAGACCTACTCCCTTAACAGCTAGTGCCCCATTTCAAAGGTCCAAGTTTAACCAGAAAGACCGGAACTTCGGAACGACAGACTCACATTCACAGGCCAGCGTGACCAACCGTGGTTTTCAACACCATACATGCAACACTTGTGGTAAGAAACATTCAGGAGTATGCCGTTTGGGCATGAATGGTTGTTTCGGGTGTGGTCAGCCGGGTCATTTTCTGCCGGATTGTCCGTCCGCAAGACGAAATACCGAAGGTAACAATAATGTAGCTCAGTCCTCAAATTCAGCAACTCCCCGAAATTTCCAAGCCCAGCAGGGGCGCGGAGCAGCAAAGCCCGGTAATACGGGCGGTGGTCAGAATCGTctgtatgcattgacaggccgtcaggatacagaggctagagcagatgttgttacaggtactctaacagttttcactttcgatgt tGAACCCGAAAAATTGtgtgaaccctttgaggtgtccacccccgtTGGGGAATCACTCACAGTTAGACATatgtataggg tggTAAGATTTGAGTTCCCTAATGAGCCaatcatagaatggaagggtaattcagtagtacccaggggtaggttCATTTCTTACTTAaaggccagaaaaatgatttccaaag attaccgtcagctgaacaaggtcaccattaagaacaggtaccctcttcctagaatcgatgacttatttgatcagcggCAAGGCGCCCAAtgctattccaagattgacctcagaacaggttatcatcagttgaaggttaaggaagttgatattcctaagacagcttttaggacccgttatggccattttgaatttcttgttatgtcatttgggttgacaaatgcaccagctgctttcatggatcttatgaacagagtcttcaagccttatctcgatttattcgtcattgtctttattgacgatattttggtgtattcccgtaatgaggccgaacatgcagaacatctcagaatagtattACAAACTCTTAAAGATTGTGAGCTTTTTgcgaaattctcaaagtgtgagttttggcttaaatcagtggcattcttaggccatgtgatctcgggtgaaggtgttaaagttgattctcaaaagatcgacgccgtaaagagttggcccagacccacctcagttactgaaataagaagtttcttgggtctggcaggctattatcgccgcttcgtagaagggttttcttctatctctgctccgttgactaagttgactcggaAGAAaattaagttccaatggtcagatgcttgtgagcgaagctttgaagagctgAAGAAAAGATTGACTTCTGCACCAGTTTTGACGTTGCCAGAGGGAACCGAAGGATTCGtagtttatt cgaatgttatagcggatgctcttagtcggcattccatggggagtttagcccacgtggaggtggataagagaattatgacgaaggaa ggtagttgggatgatcacttgccactcattgagttttcctataataatagttatcatgctagtattgggatggcaccatttgaagctctgtatgggcgaagatgcagatcacctattgggtggtttgaagtaggtgaagcagagttgttaggaccagatttggtttaccaagctatggagaaagtcaagttaatacaaaAGCGTTTGAAGAaagctcaga gcctatttcgggcagcgataactcctcgATTAGTTGTGAATCTGGAAGAAATTCCTtggtga